In Paenibacillus sp. 1781tsa1, one DNA window encodes the following:
- a CDS encoding ABC transporter substrate-binding protein: MKKRMTLLLSLLLITSWTLAGCAGSSNEPQQGAGNTPVEETSKEPVEMLLRHTQVGADKQKRLAILQDVVDKVEGEIPNLTFTLDGVESDVNRKEKLRGEMAAGNPPDIFELFGSPDSKVYAKEGMLLDLTPILQELGIQDQFTSLEPFTYEGKVYGLPIGGSGEGFFYNKEYFEQKGWKAPTTMAELDNILAEIKADGKVPLASASKAGWVPLMLTNHLWSRYAGPEITAKFATGEAKWTDPGVVQGFAKHKEWVDKGYFKKGELGFEYAEYTTQFTSGEAVLMYDGTWKSSVFKEGQSGESLIGKVGFFNMPPVENGAGDQTSLMRDVNNGYGFSAAVADDPQKLEAVKAFIKNFYNEDMQVRGLVEDGVLPAMKLDEKVLTDSITDDLMKEIVAVLNASKTSFPAFDALVQADVTTEISNLQIQKLIGGQTTPEKMAEELQKVQEEANASVE; this comes from the coding sequence ATGAAAAAAAGAATGACATTGCTGCTTTCATTATTACTTATTACTTCATGGACTTTGGCGGGATGTGCAGGCTCAAGTAACGAGCCACAGCAGGGCGCAGGCAATACACCTGTGGAGGAGACAAGTAAGGAACCGGTGGAGATGCTTCTTCGCCACACGCAGGTGGGGGCTGACAAACAGAAAAGATTGGCCATTCTGCAGGATGTTGTGGACAAAGTGGAGGGTGAGATACCCAATCTGACCTTTACGCTGGATGGCGTCGAATCCGATGTGAATCGCAAGGAGAAGCTTCGTGGGGAGATGGCGGCAGGCAACCCGCCGGACATATTTGAACTATTCGGCAGCCCGGATTCCAAAGTGTATGCCAAGGAAGGTATGCTGCTTGATCTGACTCCGATCCTGCAAGAGCTGGGCATTCAGGACCAGTTTACATCCCTTGAACCGTTTACGTATGAAGGCAAAGTATATGGACTGCCGATTGGCGGTTCGGGCGAAGGTTTTTTCTATAACAAAGAGTACTTTGAACAAAAAGGATGGAAAGCCCCAACTACCATGGCTGAACTGGACAATATACTGGCCGAGATCAAGGCTGATGGCAAAGTACCGCTTGCTTCCGCATCCAAGGCGGGCTGGGTACCACTCATGTTAACCAACCATCTATGGTCCCGGTATGCCGGACCGGAGATTACCGCAAAGTTTGCAACAGGTGAAGCGAAGTGGACCGACCCGGGTGTTGTTCAAGGTTTTGCCAAACATAAGGAATGGGTTGATAAGGGTTATTTCAAAAAAGGTGAGCTGGGCTTCGAGTATGCCGAATACACCACGCAATTTACCAGCGGAGAAGCGGTATTAATGTATGACGGAACATGGAAATCATCTGTATTCAAGGAAGGCCAGAGCGGTGAATCGCTCATTGGCAAGGTTGGATTCTTTAATATGCCTCCGGTAGAGAACGGAGCAGGTGATCAGACGTCCTTGATGCGGGATGTGAACAATGGATATGGATTCTCGGCAGCCGTGGCGGATGATCCGCAGAAGCTGGAAGCCGTTAAAGCTTTTATCAAAAATTTCTACAATGAAGACATGCAGGTTCGCGGCCTTGTGGAAGATGGTGTGTTGCCTGCCATGAAGCTGGATGAGAAAGTGTTAACCGATAGCATTACCGATGATCTGATGAAAGAAATTGTGGCCGTGCTTAATGCGTCCAAGACGTCGTTCCCGGCATTTGATGCACTCGTTCAGGCTGATGTGACGACAGAGATCAGCAATCTGCAAATTCAGAAGTTGATTGGTGGGCAGACCACGCCAGAGAAGATGGCAGAAGAGCTGCAAAAGGTACAGGAAGAAGCAAACGCTTCAGTGGAATAA
- the pflA gene encoding pyruvate formate-lyase-activating protein yields MVKGHIHSLETFGTVDGPGIRFVLFMQGCLLKCQYCHNPDTWALDGGKEMTLEEVLVEIEPYLSYYRSSGGGLTISGGEPTLQAHFVGEIFKEVKRRWGLHTTLDSNGFNEPERIHDLLDHTDLVLLDLKHIDDEKHIKLTGKSNERTLKTAKWLSEQGRKMWIRHVYVPGIHNEEEDLLNLGRFIGTLNGVEKFEILPYHQMGIYKWEALGKVYPLDGVPSPSEEEVERAYRLIEQGRQETAGMACSGK; encoded by the coding sequence ATGGTTAAAGGACATATTCATTCACTCGAAACTTTCGGGACGGTTGACGGCCCAGGCATCCGCTTTGTGCTTTTTATGCAAGGATGTCTACTGAAATGTCAGTATTGCCACAACCCTGATACATGGGCACTGGATGGTGGAAAAGAAATGACGCTGGAGGAGGTACTGGTTGAAATTGAGCCATATCTATCCTATTACCGCAGCTCCGGAGGCGGACTCACGATATCTGGCGGAGAACCAACGTTACAGGCCCACTTTGTAGGCGAAATCTTCAAAGAAGTGAAACGGCGCTGGGGATTGCATACGACACTGGACAGCAACGGATTTAACGAACCGGAACGGATCCACGATTTGTTGGATCACACAGACCTGGTTCTGCTGGATCTCAAGCATATTGATGACGAGAAACATATCAAGTTGACAGGCAAATCCAACGAGAGAACGTTGAAAACGGCCAAGTGGTTATCGGAGCAAGGTCGGAAAATGTGGATACGCCACGTGTATGTGCCTGGCATTCATAACGAGGAAGAGGATCTGCTTAACCTCGGACGGTTTATTGGAACGTTAAATGGCGTCGAGAAGTTCGAAATTCTTCCATACCATCAGATGGGGATCTACAAATGGGAAGCGCTCGGCAAAGTATATCCACTGGATGGCGTTCCTTCACCAAGTGAAGAAGAAGTGGAGCGGGCGTATCGCCTAATCGAACAAGGACGCCAGGAAACGGCTGGCATGGCTTGTTCCGGTAAATAA